In Haloarcula halophila, a single window of DNA contains:
- a CDS encoding DUF7260 family protein, whose protein sequence is MPRTTHNRIETAIETVDREITYVADERQAFSRFTTRTRELSPEQTAHGTAVGGDTMAVSTGGQQLQSNGLRSVRDAYEETVMAVPHYETVYGESLAESLAAEFGTAVATQLLDGQQLTPVLRETIIAAGERAMTEREEFGERLETERAALEEIRETLSEIESRAAVIGESIGDATESAQLGQYDAELERLEADCEQLATQRQRLLHRRSSGRLSGVDADSLVGFLYDDRAETCPALAEITDCIGTIRRQRERCLR, encoded by the coding sequence ATGCCACGAACGACCCACAACCGGATCGAAACTGCGATCGAGACAGTCGACCGTGAGATCACGTACGTGGCCGACGAACGGCAGGCGTTCAGTCGGTTCACGACACGGACGCGGGAGCTGAGCCCTGAACAGACAGCCCACGGGACGGCAGTCGGCGGTGACACGATGGCCGTCTCGACCGGTGGACAACAGCTCCAGTCGAACGGGCTGCGGTCGGTCCGCGACGCGTACGAGGAGACGGTTATGGCGGTTCCACACTACGAAACCGTCTACGGGGAGTCACTGGCCGAGAGCCTGGCCGCGGAGTTCGGCACGGCGGTCGCGACACAGCTCCTCGACGGCCAGCAGTTGACGCCCGTTCTTCGAGAGACGATTATCGCCGCCGGGGAACGAGCGATGACCGAACGCGAGGAGTTCGGGGAGAGGCTCGAAACCGAACGTGCCGCTCTCGAAGAGATACGGGAGACACTCTCCGAGATCGAATCCCGGGCTGCAGTCATCGGCGAATCGATCGGTGACGCGACCGAAAGTGCCCAGCTCGGGCAGTACGACGCGGAACTGGAACGCCTCGAAGCGGACTGTGAACAGTTGGCGACACAGCGTCAACGGCTCCTCCACCGGCGTTCGTCAGGCCGCCTCTCCGGCGTCGACGCCGACAGTCTGGTCGGGTTCCTCTACGACGATCGTGCGGAGACCTGTCCCGCGTTGGCCGAGATCACGGACTGCATCGGAACGATCCGGCGACAGCGCGAGCGATGTCTCCGGTGA
- a CDS encoding phosphopantetheine adenylyltransferase codes for MGASERTAILGGTFTPIHNGHRALLHKAFQTASHDGPGAGHVVVGLTGTELARQTRSDPDHADTLGSFADRYDALEAELDRIGAAYTSSFEIVELSSPLGPAATRSDLDALIVSPEAKAQRRAYELNERRVESDLDPLEIHTPPFIVAEDGTRISSTRVRNGEIDVHGRLRSE; via the coding sequence ATGGGCGCATCCGAGCGGACTGCGATCCTGGGTGGAACCTTCACTCCGATCCACAACGGGCATCGAGCCTTGCTCCACAAGGCGTTTCAGACCGCGAGCCACGACGGGCCGGGAGCGGGCCACGTCGTCGTCGGCCTCACCGGGACCGAACTCGCCCGACAGACGCGAAGCGATCCGGACCACGCCGACACGCTCGGTTCGTTCGCCGACCGTTACGATGCGCTGGAAGCGGAACTGGATCGGATCGGCGCCGCCTACACGAGTTCTTTCGAGATCGTCGAACTCTCGTCGCCGCTGGGTCCGGCCGCAACGCGATCGGACCTCGATGCGTTGATCGTCTCCCCGGAGGCGAAGGCCCAGCGGCGGGCGTACGAACTCAACGAGCGCCGCGTCGAGAGCGATCTCGACCCCCTGGAGATCCACACGCCACCCTTTATCGTCGCCGAAGACGGCACGCGGATCAGTAGCACGCGGGTTCGGAACGGCGAGATCGACGTGCACGGACGACTGCGGTCGGAGTGA
- a CDS encoding DUF7557 family protein, translated as MTHTIEISDELSERLERHLDEDETYEELIAELVSMYETEGTFLQEGYSE; from the coding sequence ATGACTCACACGATAGAGATCAGTGACGAACTCAGCGAGCGGCTAGAGCGACACCTCGACGAGGACGAGACCTACGAGGAACTCATCGCGGAACTGGTTTCGATGTACGAGACGGAGGGAACGTTCCTCCAAGAAGGGTACTCAGAGTAG